A section of the Sedimentisphaera cyanobacteriorum genome encodes:
- a CDS encoding NPCBM/NEW2 domain-containing protein — translation MNNHEHKLTEYILRMLEGENNDSRQQELEEQLRELTEDNPAAVKQYWQLVSDYVCIESRVREYDDEEIVNEFMPAALDDDAVSKLQEEIKNAPIVPHKNQPKTKQKSPAVYEYPSEPAKRKVSKPTVFVAVASAAALLFLLAAVKLETFFTKTKTAFVNDSYKAVWSQEYRKPSEGGVFYDKDDYFKLEKGHLELLFEGGSQIVVESPAVFRCTSQETLELDYGKVCAYVPERAVGFTVQTPSSEIIDLGTEFGVQVNKYGDSKVQVYEGKAALSSINEKLSELFLSVGQAGKVERLSGQVSKAGFEPAAFTRDIDSSSGMLWRGGGLCLADIVGGGNGFGSGTEKTGIEISDGDMLGRLSYEGERNGQNAYVSVSKNEYIDGVFCADNAGQGVQIASTGLLSKDIPETSGSYWGYIFNGAFHKGADVPRHRLRKNGTPYGTKDNPAITMHSNTGMTFDLNSIRESLSDMKIESFIAQAGISDTVNKYSKSPSRAVMHIIVDGEVRFQKLLSSDSLLEDVNIDLADDNRFLTLAVTEADDSWGFDWSFWGNPVLKIDADR, via the coding sequence ATGAATAATCACGAACATAAACTGACAGAATATATACTGCGTATGCTCGAGGGCGAAAACAACGACTCCCGGCAGCAGGAACTTGAAGAGCAGCTCAGAGAGCTCACCGAAGACAATCCAGCTGCGGTTAAGCAATACTGGCAGCTTGTAAGCGATTATGTATGCATTGAATCAAGGGTTCGGGAATACGATGATGAGGAAATTGTAAATGAGTTTATGCCGGCAGCTTTAGATGATGACGCTGTTTCAAAGCTTCAGGAAGAGATAAAAAATGCTCCGATTGTCCCTCATAAGAATCAGCCTAAAACAAAGCAAAAATCGCCGGCGGTTTATGAATACCCCTCAGAGCCTGCAAAAAGGAAAGTAAGCAAGCCAACTGTATTTGTAGCAGTTGCTTCTGCTGCTGCGCTTTTATTCCTTCTTGCGGCAGTGAAGCTGGAGACCTTCTTCACTAAAACCAAGACCGCATTCGTCAATGATTCATACAAAGCTGTATGGTCGCAAGAGTATAGAAAACCTTCTGAGGGGGGTGTTTTTTACGATAAAGATGATTACTTCAAGCTCGAAAAAGGTCATTTAGAGCTGCTTTTCGAAGGCGGTTCGCAGATTGTCGTGGAGTCTCCAGCAGTTTTCAGGTGCACATCGCAGGAAACTCTCGAACTTGATTACGGGAAAGTTTGTGCTTATGTGCCCGAAAGGGCAGTCGGCTTTACTGTTCAAACTCCTTCCTCTGAGATTATAGATTTGGGAACAGAGTTTGGTGTACAAGTGAACAAATACGGTGATTCCAAAGTTCAGGTTTATGAGGGGAAAGCTGCCCTCAGCTCTATAAATGAAAAGTTAAGCGAATTATTTCTGTCTGTAGGTCAGGCCGGAAAAGTTGAGCGTTTGAGCGGACAGGTAAGCAAGGCAGGATTCGAACCTGCAGCCTTCACAAGGGATATTGATTCAAGCTCCGGTATGCTTTGGCGGGGCGGCGGGCTTTGTCTTGCGGATATAGTGGGAGGCGGAAACGGCTTTGGCAGCGGAACAGAGAAAACCGGAATTGAAATCTCAGACGGAGATATGCTTGGAAGGCTCTCTTATGAAGGAGAACGCAACGGGCAGAATGCGTATGTATCGGTTTCAAAGAACGAATATATAGATGGAGTATTCTGCGCTGATAATGCAGGCCAGGGCGTTCAGATTGCATCCACGGGACTTCTAAGCAAGGATATCCCTGAAACCAGCGGGTCATACTGGGGATACATATTCAACGGCGCATTCCATAAGGGAGCGGATGTACCAAGGCACAGACTGCGCAAAAACGGTACACCTTACGGGACAAAAGACAACCCCGCTATCACAATGCATTCAAATACAGGGATGACTTTCGACCTAAACTCGATTAGAGAATCTCTCAGCGATATGAAAATTGAATCTTTCATTGCACAGGCGGGCATTTCTGACACTGTAAATAAATACTCCAAATCTCCCTCTAGAGCTGTAATGCATATTATTGTTGATGGAGAAGTTAGATTTCAGAAACTGCTGTCCAGCGATTCTCTTCTGGAAGATGTAAATATTGATCTTGCAGATGACAACAGATTCCTAACCCTTGCTGTTACCGAAGCAGACGACAGCTGGGGATTCGACTGGAGCTTCTGGGGAAATCCGGTGCTGAAGATTGATGCAGACAGATAA
- a CDS encoding LamG-like jellyroll fold domain-containing protein, with protein MRQLAAFILIILASVSFAELVGYESFDYPDGSNLVGQNGGIGWDRTQTGTKSTWKTDWGTLTGDVINGGVYSSPAFGGSGGGAYRDWSSGDIWAGAQQAGGIIYAGATITLTGYSDWGGISFMADTGGEKVKYGLPYQQAGVKYWGLSVEGDGGGQALTDVEAELNETVRIIGVWDMETENVGVWVNPDAEDYYNSPSDNTADAFMDASAREGDWITGIRIACMETADWDDVVVATTFEETFTFEQKLSRAHNPLPSNGETGVLADTDLTWDFALAEPDVTDVDQTVDEYQLYMNTVEGDPNLFLIDTTAKPAGGWDEVSGSYSYTPAEPLDMDRTYNWRVDAVRGAETTTGFTWQFQTKKSIPEILSQTEYVLSDIGETVSMEVEVGSISPETYQWYKADAAGELQEISGETSSVLEVTNVQAGDETEYVCKVANDSGTEVSSDPIMLYIQKKIAHWSFDGGDYQSAVAESPSSYLFGDPNFVSGWSGEAITFNGEDNALYTDIEEVDYFDQCNYNMTVTFWAKSTTPSDWNPFVARNGESSEGWQVRKYNTADQGSKICFTTRGTGGEEDGTPSERNIFDGQWHWIAASFDDGEKKLYIDGTLASEDSLPGDSIAETSSPVSMGARFELEGGVIVPQEFSFMASTLDEVSIYNYPISESDIAQMMADMTGEPVCQSDPQMDFDGDCKVSLSDFDEFAAQWLIDNNVYPTE; from the coding sequence ATGAGACAGTTAGCAGCATTTATTTTAATCATTTTGGCGAGCGTTTCTTTCGCTGAGCTGGTTGGGTATGAAAGCTTCGATTATCCGGACGGGTCTAATCTGGTAGGGCAGAACGGAGGTATCGGCTGGGACAGAACCCAAACTGGTACAAAATCAACTTGGAAAACCGACTGGGGTACTTTGACAGGCGATGTAATTAACGGCGGCGTGTACAGCAGCCCAGCTTTCGGCGGAAGCGGCGGCGGAGCCTACAGAGACTGGTCCAGCGGTGATATCTGGGCAGGCGCTCAGCAGGCCGGCGGAATTATATACGCCGGAGCAACTATTACCCTCACCGGCTACAGCGACTGGGGCGGAATCAGCTTCATGGCCGACACTGGAGGCGAAAAAGTTAAATACGGGCTGCCTTATCAGCAGGCAGGAGTAAAATACTGGGGATTGAGCGTAGAAGGAGACGGCGGCGGTCAGGCTTTGACAGACGTTGAAGCTGAGCTCAACGAAACAGTGCGCATTATTGGCGTATGGGATATGGAAACTGAGAATGTAGGCGTATGGGTAAATCCCGATGCTGAGGACTATTACAACAGCCCGTCAGACAACACAGCAGATGCGTTTATGGATGCCTCAGCAAGAGAAGGAGACTGGATTACCGGTATTAGGATAGCGTGCATGGAAACAGCAGACTGGGATGATGTTGTTGTTGCAACAACATTCGAGGAAACATTCACCTTTGAACAAAAGCTTTCAAGAGCGCACAATCCCCTGCCGTCTAACGGGGAGACAGGCGTACTTGCTGATACCGATCTAACTTGGGATTTTGCTCTTGCAGAACCCGATGTAACTGATGTTGATCAAACTGTTGATGAATACCAGCTCTATATGAATACTGTAGAGGGCGATCCTAATCTTTTCCTTATTGATACCACCGCAAAGCCCGCAGGCGGCTGGGATGAGGTTTCCGGGTCTTATTCTTACACGCCGGCAGAGCCGCTCGATATGGACAGAACATACAACTGGCGCGTTGATGCTGTTCGAGGCGCAGAAACAACTACAGGGTTCACATGGCAGTTCCAAACGAAGAAATCTATTCCTGAGATTCTATCGCAAACTGAATACGTGCTTTCTGATATAGGCGAGACAGTATCAATGGAAGTTGAAGTCGGCTCTATTTCTCCGGAAACTTATCAGTGGTACAAAGCTGATGCAGCAGGCGAGCTTCAGGAAATCTCCGGCGAGACATCTTCTGTGCTCGAAGTTACAAATGTTCAGGCAGGCGATGAAACTGAATACGTTTGCAAAGTAGCCAACGATTCCGGTACAGAGGTCTCAAGCGATCCTATTATGCTTTATATCCAGAAGAAAATCGCTCACTGGTCTTTCGACGGCGGAGATTATCAAAGCGCAGTAGCAGAAAGCCCAAGCAGTTATCTTTTCGGAGATCCGAACTTTGTTTCAGGCTGGAGCGGCGAAGCGATCACTTTCAACGGAGAGGACAATGCCCTTTATACCGATATAGAGGAAGTGGATTACTTCGATCAGTGCAACTACAATATGACAGTTACCTTCTGGGCAAAATCTACAACACCATCAGACTGGAACCCGTTTGTAGCAAGAAACGGCGAAAGCAGCGAAGGCTGGCAGGTAAGGAAGTATAACACTGCCGATCAGGGCAGTAAGATCTGCTTCACAACCCGAGGCACAGGCGGCGAGGAAGACGGCACGCCTTCAGAGAGAAACATCTTTGACGGTCAGTGGCACTGGATTGCAGCATCATTTGATGACGGCGAGAAGAAGCTGTATATCGACGGCACACTCGCATCTGAAGACAGTCTCCCGGGCGATTCTATCGCAGAAACATCTTCACCAGTGAGCATGGGGGCAAGATTTGAGCTTGAAGGCGGCGTAATAGTTCCGCAGGAATTCAGCTTTATGGCCAGCACACTCGATGAGGTGTCTATATACAACTATCCAATCTCAGAAAGCGATATAGCGCAGATGATGGCTGATATGACTGGTGAGCCGGTCTGCCAGTCCGATCCGCAGATGGATTTCGACGGCGACTGCAAAGTAAGCCTTTCTGATTTTGATGAATTTGCAGCCCAGTGGCTCATTGATAACAACGTTTATCCAACAGAATAA
- a CDS encoding TIM-barrel domain-containing protein: protein MRLSLFFVLTVLVGAGFSDVIFEENFDCRQISQTAVKSGENAVSVSKGSLDFSWLEETGNKLLHKGNDVDAVWDVDIEPYRKNSKTIYISFLLRNLNPDVKHSFAGLGIYNNGNELFGIGNDFESNYFKYYYSGGSRIIGKAPTLVDGEVHLIAARIDFRKGKKDKFTIWLDPLVRRDLNDQNEWKIARGEFEFDFNELRFRAGDENNKWEFDELKIATDWDSLFEYDNSPGGKVSKAIKNAELPGRSEKLDKDVNRFYAKYADLEQVPFSFAIAKEFENVSRLQETPGLRPVFSKTNGRKYVYFDTPAEDDFYGIGEAQGGLKRNGYRIVFYNRDNYNYRIPDKMYQSHPWVMGVRPDGTAYGIIFDTTWKSEIDLRAGILFSVPGDALDFPVYTLEAKNPSRLLEMLGEITGKIDMPPRWAIGYQQCRYSYYPDSRVREIAREFRQRQIPCDVIWLDIHYMDGYRIFTFDPERFPNPKGLNDYLHTKGFKNVWMIDPAPKYEEGYSVYDSGSEIDAWVKTKDGEDYIGKVWPGKTVFPDYTIPRVRKWWADHYQDFLDQGVDGVWNDMNEPAVFEAKGHTMPPDNIHRGGGKLKPGKHIQYHNVYGYLMIKATREGMLQYAPNKRPFVLSRANFLGGQRFGATWTGDNGSTWAHLEQSIPMSLNLSLSGQPFNGPDIGGFVGDATPQLYAHWISAGAYFPFSRSHTANGTKNHEPWSFGEETEKASRRALNKRYRLMPYLYTLFWHSHKNGSAVMKPVFFADPDDKSLRAEDQVFMLGDNLIVIPKWAEDVNLPEGVFRDLEIGDNEKWDKYQCKLLQKGGSIIPVGEKVQSTEELGAVNPITLSIVLDENGKASGRLYEDSGKGYEFKEGEFVVSNFKAERTDGGISVTCDKQVGEFAYDKRFVKIAWITENGISFGYGDICKEIEVMKTDKFEYIE from the coding sequence ATGAGATTAAGTTTATTTTTTGTTTTAACTGTTTTAGTAGGTGCAGGTTTTTCAGATGTTATTTTCGAAGAAAATTTCGATTGCAGGCAAATCTCGCAAACAGCAGTCAAAAGCGGTGAAAATGCTGTTTCAGTTTCAAAAGGCAGCCTTGATTTCAGCTGGTTAGAGGAAACCGGGAATAAACTCCTTCATAAAGGCAATGATGTTGATGCTGTGTGGGATGTTGATATTGAGCCCTACAGAAAGAACAGCAAAACAATTTATATAAGCTTTTTGCTGAGAAACTTAAATCCGGATGTAAAGCACAGCTTTGCGGGTTTGGGAATTTATAACAACGGCAATGAACTGTTTGGTATTGGTAACGATTTCGAATCTAATTATTTCAAATATTACTATTCCGGCGGCAGCAGAATTATAGGCAAGGCACCAACTCTGGTAGATGGAGAAGTTCATCTTATAGCTGCTCGAATAGATTTCAGGAAGGGAAAAAAGGATAAATTCACAATCTGGCTCGACCCTCTTGTACGGAGAGACCTAAACGACCAAAACGAATGGAAAATCGCAAGGGGAGAGTTTGAATTTGATTTTAATGAGCTCAGATTCAGAGCGGGAGATGAGAATAACAAGTGGGAGTTTGATGAGCTGAAAATCGCCACAGATTGGGATTCGCTTTTCGAATACGACAACTCTCCGGGCGGGAAGGTCTCAAAAGCAATAAAAAATGCCGAACTTCCCGGCAGAAGTGAAAAGCTCGATAAAGACGTAAACCGCTTTTATGCAAAGTATGCTGATTTAGAGCAAGTCCCGTTCTCTTTTGCAATTGCCAAAGAGTTTGAAAATGTCAGCAGGCTGCAAGAAACCCCAGGCCTTAGGCCTGTTTTTTCTAAGACCAACGGACGCAAATATGTTTATTTTGACACGCCTGCTGAAGACGATTTCTATGGTATAGGTGAGGCTCAGGGAGGTCTGAAGAGGAACGGATATAGGATAGTTTTCTACAATCGAGACAACTACAACTACCGGATCCCTGATAAGATGTATCAGAGTCATCCTTGGGTTATGGGTGTTCGTCCGGATGGAACCGCATACGGAATAATTTTTGATACGACTTGGAAGTCGGAAATTGATTTAAGAGCGGGCATATTGTTTTCAGTTCCCGGAGATGCTCTTGATTTTCCAGTTTACACCCTCGAAGCTAAGAACCCTTCAAGGCTGCTTGAAATGCTTGGAGAGATTACAGGCAAAATCGATATGCCGCCAAGATGGGCAATTGGTTATCAGCAGTGCAGATATTCTTACTATCCAGACAGCCGAGTACGTGAAATAGCTCGAGAATTCAGGCAGAGGCAGATTCCATGCGATGTTATCTGGCTCGACATACATTATATGGACGGATATCGTATTTTTACATTCGACCCTGAACGTTTCCCCAACCCCAAGGGATTGAATGATTATCTTCATACCAAAGGATTTAAGAACGTTTGGATGATAGACCCTGCGCCAAAATATGAAGAGGGGTACTCGGTTTACGACAGCGGCAGCGAAATTGATGCATGGGTTAAAACTAAAGACGGCGAGGATTATATCGGCAAGGTCTGGCCGGGGAAAACCGTCTTTCCTGATTATACTATTCCGAGGGTTAGAAAATGGTGGGCTGATCATTATCAGGATTTCCTCGATCAGGGTGTTGACGGGGTATGGAATGACATGAATGAGCCGGCCGTTTTTGAAGCAAAGGGACATACTATGCCGCCGGATAACATTCACAGAGGCGGCGGCAAATTAAAGCCGGGCAAGCATATTCAGTACCATAATGTTTACGGCTATTTGATGATCAAGGCTACAAGAGAGGGTATGCTGCAATACGCTCCAAACAAAAGACCGTTTGTTCTTTCAAGGGCTAATTTCCTCGGCGGACAGAGGTTTGGCGCAACTTGGACAGGCGATAACGGTTCAACTTGGGCTCATTTGGAACAGTCTATTCCAATGTCTCTTAATCTTTCTCTTTCCGGCCAGCCATTCAACGGGCCGGATATCGGAGGTTTTGTAGGTGATGCCACGCCTCAGCTTTATGCACACTGGATCAGCGCAGGGGCATATTTCCCCTTCAGCAGATCGCATACAGCTAATGGGACGAAAAATCATGAGCCTTGGTCTTTCGGGGAAGAAACAGAAAAAGCCTCAAGGCGTGCCCTTAACAAGCGTTACAGGCTTATGCCATATCTATATACGCTATTTTGGCACTCACATAAAAACGGCAGTGCTGTTATGAAACCGGTTTTCTTTGCAGACCCCGATGATAAATCCCTCAGAGCTGAGGATCAGGTCTTTATGCTTGGCGATAATCTTATTGTTATTCCAAAGTGGGCAGAAGATGTTAATTTGCCTGAAGGTGTTTTCAGAGATCTCGAAATCGGCGATAACGAAAAGTGGGATAAGTATCAGTGCAAACTGCTTCAGAAGGGCGGAAGCATTATCCCGGTAGGAGAAAAAGTTCAGTCAACTGAAGAGCTGGGCGCGGTCAATCCGATTACGCTGTCGATTGTCCTGGACGAAAACGGCAAGGCATCCGGCAGGCTTTATGAAGACAGCGGCAAAGGCTATGAATTCAAAGAGGGCGAATTCGTAGTTTCAAACTTCAAAGCTGAAAGAACAGACGGCGGGATCAGTGTAACCTGCGATAAACAGGTTGGTGAATTCGCTTACGATAAGCGTTTTGTAAAGATTGCTTGGATCACAGAGAATGGAATAAGCTTCGGCTATGGTGATATATGCAAAGAAATCGAAGTTATGAAAACTGATAAATTCGAATATATTGAATAA
- a CDS encoding sigma-70 family RNA polymerase sigma factor, with the protein MKIKKENSDFIKHYSRVQLRLYTYLLASVHNRNDADELMQEVSLILWESFDKYDPSYDFAGWALGIAKNKVKEHMRSRKRAPVFGENFYESLVQLAQYSDDNQAERIELLQKCIKKLNTSDRKLLLMRFKKEFSVKKISEITGRSGNGIYKSLARIVALLRSCIKRELLRQE; encoded by the coding sequence ATGAAAATTAAAAAAGAAAATTCGGATTTTATTAAGCATTATTCCAGAGTTCAGCTAAGGCTATATACTTATCTGCTCGCATCTGTGCACAACCGCAATGACGCAGACGAGCTTATGCAGGAAGTAAGCCTGATACTCTGGGAGAGTTTTGATAAATACGACCCTTCTTATGATTTCGCTGGCTGGGCTCTTGGGATTGCCAAGAATAAAGTGAAAGAGCATATGCGAAGCAGAAAAAGGGCCCCCGTATTCGGCGAAAACTTTTACGAATCCTTGGTTCAGCTCGCCCAATACAGCGACGATAATCAGGCAGAAAGGATTGAACTGCTTCAAAAGTGTATAAAAAAGCTTAATACCTCCGACAGGAAGCTTCTTCTTATGAGATTTAAGAAGGAATTCAGCGTAAAGAAAATTTCAGAAATTACCGGCAGATCCGGCAACGGGATTTACAAATCATTAGCAAGGATTGTAGCACTGCTGAGAAGCTGTATTAAAAGAGAACTTTTAAGACAGGAATAA
- a CDS encoding PEP-CTERM sorting domain-containing protein produces the protein MYRFIALTLVFMLMAGLASAKYIDVDSDMSDWTGDDIFNLGSRNAPDGGSYDLKVTFDSDNIYLGLDRSSTSRTLGDTGWDDDSFFVAFDVDASAGSGASLDGYERVNFTGDNLPDKMFCYAGGYVWYESRTWNSSSSSWDEDGWVENGGTGHYASYGSNADEFAISRDLIGADVDDEVTMWAWMTRESNGYVETGWGVGSSTYDAQEDVIYAPDAGNGIMVPEPLTLGLLGIGSLVLRRRQ, from the coding sequence ATGTACAGGTTTATTGCGTTAACGTTGGTTTTTATGTTGATGGCCGGTTTGGCTTCAGCCAAATACATTGATGTTGATTCGGATATGTCTGACTGGACGGGGGACGACATATTTAATTTGGGTTCAAGAAACGCCCCTGACGGCGGCTCGTACGACCTTAAAGTAACATTCGATTCTGATAATATTTATCTCGGCTTAGACAGGAGCAGCACATCACGTACCCTTGGAGATACAGGATGGGACGATGATTCATTTTTCGTTGCGTTCGATGTTGACGCTTCAGCAGGCTCAGGGGCTTCCTTAGATGGTTACGAAAGGGTCAATTTTACGGGTGATAATCTTCCGGATAAGATGTTCTGCTATGCAGGCGGCTATGTATGGTATGAATCTAGAACTTGGAACAGCTCTTCTTCATCGTGGGACGAAGATGGCTGGGTTGAGAACGGCGGAACCGGGCATTATGCTTCATATGGCAGCAACGCTGATGAATTTGCCATTTCACGTGATCTGATAGGGGCAGATGTAGATGATGAAGTAACTATGTGGGCATGGATGACAAGAGAAAGCAACGGTTATGTTGAGACTGGCTGGGGTGTCGGCAGCAGTACTTATGATGCGCAGGAAGATGTAATTTATGCGCCTGATGCGGGAAATGGAATAATGGTACCCGAGCCTCTCACATTGGGGCTTCTTGGGATCGGCTCACTGGTTCTCAGAAGAAGGCAGTAA
- a CDS encoding glycoside hydrolase family 66 protein, with product MKHLIKIFLAGLICTMSFAGLRTDFNLDGKVDLSDFAAVANKQQDRYKSLDISDLAFQWLSGLNQSDAFIEKVYTDGSRYSPNANCCITVKCANPSENAFSGTLRLRVLKNTGAVYSASDSISISSFGNTNKTFSFQLPPDDFQGYQIEALLNNADSETSAIDVSSDWKMYPRYGYVTEFYEGQKASRNIEIMNSLSRDYHINSLQYYDWMWRHENVIQRNQDGSIKDPWQDWRGAEISYSVLAHSISEAHDRNMAAMPYFQAYCGLDDYQQISGVSPEWGLYSDQSHQNQYYHDAGTKIWVFNPFNLDWQNHLCGEFTDAMQALQWDGLHIDQLGNIGSGSYFDYWGEEVNLADGLRSIVNRSKMHLDWLETEYPYMQGRDAVIFNIVDGGAGSWASSEIVEQSSTDVIYSELWANDTYRGVRDFIRYAKQESGGKAVVLPAYMNKGEDTGGYFDEDSVLLADAAFFACGAFHLELGDGDFMLANEFFPSREKLMTDSLKDKLKDYYSFITANEKLLFSPELRLGDSGLQWIDIPEISLSGDASSNTVWFLNRANEDFEIFHLVNLLGNDSLWRNQAASPNTVNDFTVKLRLGPNAEAKKVFCGSPDRNGGSFYPLSFTEGRDSTGDFISFTVKELKYWDMILVERDFNTPQGYRYEAEDAIKFNTAVDNDHPGFSGEGFVDQFTGVYDSVSFYVKAVHSGSYNIKLNYASANESSRRTVIINGDSAGKIDLPILPNWDSWAVSSVSAELEKGINQVCIYYAPDDFGDINIDYIETESN from the coding sequence ATGAAACATCTTATAAAAATATTCCTTGCCGGTTTGATATGCACTATGTCCTTTGCGGGTTTGAGAACAGATTTCAACCTCGACGGCAAAGTTGATCTTTCTGATTTCGCAGCTGTTGCAAACAAGCAGCAGGACAGATATAAAAGCCTCGATATCTCAGATTTGGCTTTTCAGTGGCTTTCCGGTTTGAACCAGTCTGATGCTTTTATAGAAAAGGTTTATACGGACGGTTCTAGGTACAGCCCGAATGCAAACTGCTGTATAACAGTCAAATGCGCAAACCCTTCAGAAAATGCTTTCAGCGGTACTCTCAGACTGCGTGTCCTTAAAAACACCGGCGCCGTTTATTCAGCTTCTGATTCGATCTCGATTTCCTCTTTCGGCAATACAAATAAAACGTTCTCATTTCAGCTCCCGCCTGATGATTTTCAGGGCTATCAGATTGAAGCTCTTTTGAACAATGCAGATAGCGAAACATCTGCAATCGATGTTTCCAGCGACTGGAAGATGTATCCGCGATACGGGTATGTTACAGAGTTTTACGAAGGACAGAAGGCTTCAAGAAATATCGAAATTATGAATTCACTCTCGAGAGATTATCACATAAACTCCCTTCAGTATTACGACTGGATGTGGAGGCATGAGAATGTAATACAGCGAAATCAGGATGGAAGCATAAAAGACCCGTGGCAGGACTGGCGAGGAGCAGAAATATCCTATTCTGTTCTTGCTCATTCTATTAGTGAGGCGCACGATAGAAATATGGCAGCTATGCCGTATTTTCAGGCCTACTGCGGACTCGATGACTATCAGCAGATAAGCGGGGTGAGCCCTGAATGGGGACTCTATTCTGATCAATCTCATCAAAACCAGTATTACCATGATGCCGGAACAAAAATCTGGGTATTTAATCCGTTCAATCTTGATTGGCAGAACCATCTCTGCGGCGAGTTTACCGATGCAATGCAGGCTTTGCAGTGGGACGGACTGCATATCGACCAGCTCGGGAATATAGGCAGCGGCAGCTACTTTGATTATTGGGGGGAAGAAGTAAATCTTGCAGACGGCTTGCGGTCTATAGTAAACAGAAGCAAGATGCATCTGGACTGGCTCGAAACTGAGTACCCGTATATGCAGGGCAGGGACGCTGTGATTTTTAACATTGTTGACGGAGGCGCAGGCAGCTGGGCATCCTCTGAGATTGTAGAACAAAGCAGTACGGATGTGATTTACAGCGAGCTTTGGGCTAATGATACCTACAGAGGGGTAAGGGATTTTATTCGCTACGCAAAACAAGAATCCGGAGGGAAGGCAGTAGTGCTTCCTGCATATATGAATAAAGGTGAAGATACCGGCGGCTATTTTGATGAAGATTCAGTTCTTCTTGCCGATGCTGCATTTTTTGCATGCGGGGCTTTCCATCTTGAGCTTGGCGACGGAGATTTTATGCTCGCAAACGAATTTTTTCCTTCCAGAGAAAAACTTATGACCGATTCGCTGAAAGATAAGCTCAAAGACTATTACAGCTTTATCACCGCAAACGAAAAGCTGCTTTTCTCCCCGGAGCTTAGATTAGGCGACAGCGGGCTTCAGTGGATAGATATACCTGAGATAAGCCTTTCCGGCGATGCCTCTTCTAATACGGTATGGTTTCTCAACAGGGCGAATGAGGATTTCGAAATCTTTCATCTTGTCAATCTTCTCGGGAATGACAGTTTATGGAGGAATCAGGCGGCTTCGCCAAATACAGTCAATGATTTCACGGTTAAGCTAAGGCTCGGGCCTAACGCCGAGGCAAAAAAGGTTTTCTGCGGCTCGCCGGATAGAAACGGAGGCAGCTTTTATCCTCTGAGTTTCACCGAAGGCAGGGACAGCACTGGAGATTTTATCTCATTCACTGTGAAAGAGCTGAAATACTGGGATATGATCTTGGTTGAAAGGGATTTTAATACCCCGCAGGGATACAGGTATGAGGCGGAAGACGCGATTAAATTTAACACAGCTGTTGATAACGACCACCCGGGCTTCTCAGGCGAAGGTTTTGTAGATCAGTTTACCGGAGTTTACGATAGCGTATCTTTTTACGTAAAAGCAGTCCATAGCGGCAGTTACAATATCAAACTTAATTATGCATCCGCTAATGAAAGCTCAAGGCGGACTGTAATTATCAATGGCGATTCAGCCGGCAAGATTGATTTGCCAATTCTTCCAAACTGGGACAGCTGGGCAGTTAGCTCGGTTTCTGCAGAGCTTGAAAAAGGAATTAATCAGGTTTGCATTTACTACGCCCCTGATGATTTCGGAGATATAAACATTGATTACATAGAAACGGAAAGTAATTAA